A genome region from Etheostoma cragini isolate CJK2018 chromosome 4, CSU_Ecrag_1.0, whole genome shotgun sequence includes the following:
- the LOC117944102 gene encoding inter-alpha-trypsin inhibitor heavy chain H3-like, translated as MSGLQGVRLLLLWASACLWLPSLAWGTLVISGDHEALQEARGNYLPTDKSFHIMKRSTNEATVEVYSVKVDCTVTSRFAHTVMTSKALNKADFSQEIFFEIELPKTAFITNFSMEIDGKMYVGEVKEKEKAKKQYEKAVSSGQTAGLVKASGRKMEKFSVSVNIAAESNVTFVLTYEELLQRKLGQYEILTRVKPKQPVQELQIVTNIYEPQGISYVDANATFFSNELLPLVEKVVTGNKAHISFSPTMEQQRKCPGCDGTLIDGDFIIKYDVNRAKSLGDIQVVNGYFVHFFAPADLPTVPKNVVFVIDRSGSMHGRKIEQTREALLTILEDLSEEDHFALIQFDNNIESWRESLSKATKENLAAGLDYVRTISARATTDINGAVLKGVDMLVKDRQEKRLPEKSIDMIILLTDGMPNSGESHPPKIQKNIHSAMGGNMSLFCLGFGNDVGYSFLDVMSKQNRGVARRIFEGSDAVVQLKGFYEEVASTLLLEVDLRYPDNAVDSLTASHYSQFFKGSEIVVAGRVMNNDVDNFMVEVFGQGFEEDFKVQGQASAVDWGEIYPNEEYIFGDFIERLWAYLTIQQLLDNSKKGAEDEKANATAKALEMSLHYSFVTPLTSMVVIKPETEDGQGSPFIADKLTEEQRQQAERVSYRYASPSYSMQPPAQPTYLVDGDPHFVIELPERDDALCFNVNAIPGTIFNLVKDTEQGILVNGQTIGDKKIAPNGKINTYFCRFGIIHQTLGVRLEVSTHDILLLQDGKWVKLLWSDRASVKGLNVDLLLTKDHSLTVTLKDSVKFVVLLHKVWVKHPYHRDYLGFYTLDSHLLSPSVHGLLGQFYHGIEYEVSDLRPGEVPEKPDATMYVKGQELNVTRGWQRDFRRDVKNGENVPCWFIHSNGTGLIDGDATDYVVSGLFKTV; from the exons ATGTCTGGACTGCAGGGTGTtcgactgctgctgctgtgggcCAGCGCCTGCCTCTGGCTGCCCAGCCTGGCCTGGGGCACTCTGGTCATCTCAGGGGACCATGAAGCTCTGCAG GAGGCAAGAGGAAACTATTTACCGACAGACAAGTCCTTTCATATTATG AAAAGAAGTACAAATGAAGCCACG gTGGAGGTGTACAGTGTGAAAGTGGATTGCACTGTGACGTCTCGTTTCGCCCACACCGTCATGACCTCCAAGGCTCTGAACAAAGCAGACTTCTCCCAAGAAATCTTCTTTGAAATAGAGCTGCCCAAGACCGCCTTCATCACTAACTTCAGcat GGAAATTGATGGTAAGATGTATGTCGGGGAggtgaaggagaaagagaaagccaAGAAACAGTATGAGAAGGCTGTTTCCTCTGGACAGACTGCTGGACTGGTCAA GGCTTCTGGAAGAAAAATGGAGAAGTTTTCAGTGTCTGTCAACATCGCAGCTGAAAGTAACGTGACGTTCGTACTGACTTACGAGGAGCTCCTTCAGAGGAAACTGGGCCAGTATGAGATTCTGACTCGAGTTAAACCCAAGCAACCTGTCCAGGAGTTACAG attgtGACAAACATCTATGAGCCTCAGGGCATTTCTTATGTGGATGCCAATGCAACTTTCTTCTCCAATGAGCTGCTCCCCCTGGTGGAGAAGGTTGTCACGGGAAACAAG GCACACATCTCTTTCTCGCCAACGATGGAGCAGCAGAGGAAGTGTCCAGGTTGTGATGGAACACTCATTGACGGAGATTTTATCATCAAGTACGATGTGAACCGAGCAAAGAGCCTCGGAGACATTCAG GTTGTGAACGGATACTTTGTGCACTTCTTCGCTCCCGCTGACTTGCCCACTGTGCCAAAGAATGTGGTGTTTGTGATTGACAGGAGCGGATCAATGCACGGACGAAAGATTGAACAG ACACGGGAGGCATTGCTGACAATACTAGAAGACCTCAGTGAGGAAGACCACTTTGCCCTCATCCAGTTTGATAACAATATTGAGTCTTGGAGAGAATCACTTTCTAAAGCCACCAAGGAAAATTTGGCTGCAGGACTGGACTATGTCAGAACGATATCCGCCAGGGCAA CGACCGATATCAATGGTGCAGTCTTGAAAGGTGTCGACATGCTAGTCAAAGACAGGCAAGAGAAGAGGCTCCCAGAGAAGAGCATCGATATGATTATTTTACTGACTGATGGAATGCCAAATAGTG GAGAGTCTCACCCCCCAAAGATTCAAAAGAATATTCATTCTGCTATGGGAGGAAAcatgtctctgttctgtcttGGATTCGGAAATGATGTGGGTTATTCCTTCCTGGATGTGATGAGCAAACAAAACAGGGGAGTGGCCCGCAGGATCTTTGAGGGTTCAGATGCAGTTGTTCAACTTAAG GGTTTCTATGAGGAGGTGGCCAGCACTCTGCTTTTAGAAGTGGACCTGCGTTATCCTGACAATGCAGTGGACTCGCTGACTGCCAGTCACTACAGCCAGTTTTTTAAAGGCTCAGAGATCGTGGTGGCTGGTCGAGTGATGAACAATGACGTGGACAACTTTATGGTGGAAGTGTTCGGACAGGGG TTTGAGGAGGACTTCAAGGTGCAGGGCCAGGCCAGTGCTGTGGATTGGGGCGAGATATACCCAAATGAGGAGTACATCTTCGGGGATTTCATAGAGCGTCTTTGGGCCTACCTCACCATCCAGCAGTTACTGGACAACAG CAAGAAAGGTGCCGAAGACGAGAAAGCCAATGCCACTGCCAAGGCACTAGAAATGTCTCTGCATTATAGCTTTGTCACCCCACTCACCTCCATGGTGGTCATCAAGCCTGAAACGGAGGACGGACAAGGCAGCCCTTTCATTGCTGACAAACTGACTGAGG AGCAAAGACAACAAGCAGAAAGAGTGT CATATCGATATGCATCCCCTTCTTATTCTATGCAGCCGCCAGCACAACCCACATATTTAG TGGATGGAGATCCTCATTTCGTGATTGAGCTCCCTGAAAGAGATGACGCACTGTGCTTCAATGTCAATGCCATACCAGGAACCATTTTCAACCTGGTCAAAGACACAGAACAAG GTATTTTGGTCAATGGCCAGACCATCGGAGACAAGAAGATTGCACCTAATGGTAAAATAAACACCTACTTTTGCCGTTTTGGCATCATCCACCAGACTCTGGGGGTGAGGCTTGAGGTGAGCACTCACGACATCTTGTTGCTCCAGGATGGAAAATGGGTCAAACTGCTCTGGTCTGATAGAGCTTCTGTCAAAGGACTCAA CGTGGATCTTCTCTTGACCAAGGATCACAGCCTAACAGTAACTCTAAAGGATTCTGTGAAGTTTGTTGTCCTGCTACACAAAGTGTGGGTGAAGCACCCATACCACCGTGACTACTTGGGTTTCTACACCCTAGACAGCCACCTCCTGTCCCCTTCTGTTCATGGGCTGCTAG GTCAGTTCTACCATGGGATTGAATATGAGGTGTCAGACCTGCGTCCAGGGGAGGTCCCAGAGAAACCGGACGCCACCATGTATGTGAAAGGACAGGAGCTCAACGTGACCAG AGGCTGGCAGAGAGACTTCAGGAGGGATGTGAAGAACGGAGAAAATGTTCCCTGCTGGTTCATTCACAGTAATGGAACAGGCCTTATTGATGGAGATGCAACAGACTATGTTGTGTCAGGCCTTTTtaaaactgtgtaa
- the mustn1b gene encoding musculoskeletal embryonic nuclear protein 1b has protein sequence MSQPAEVKKKKRPPMKEEDLKGARSKLGLKGEVKSKTYEVMVECERMGKVAPSVFSGVRTGTETALGKPAAPKAPGASVFSK, from the exons ATGTCACAG CCAGCagaagtgaagaagaagaaacgtCCCCCGATGAAGGAGGAGGACCTGAAGGGAGCCCGCAGTAAACTGGGACTGAAGGGCGAAGTCAAGAGTAAGACCTATGAGGTCATGGTGGAGTGTG AACGTATGGGCAAAGTGGCTCCGTCTGTGTTCAGCGGTGTGAGGACGGGGACAGAGACGGCTCTGGGCAAGCCTGCTGCTCCCAAAGCTCCCGGAGCCAGTGTGTTCAGCAAATAG